The following are encoded together in the Halopiger aswanensis genome:
- a CDS encoding 30S ribosomal protein S17e, protein MAIKPAYVKKTGNLLLERYPDAFTTDFEQNKDSVEKLTNVESKGVRNRIAGYVTRKKGSQATA, encoded by the coding sequence ATGGCAATCAAACCGGCCTACGTCAAGAAGACCGGGAACCTCCTCCTGGAGCGGTACCCGGACGCGTTCACGACCGACTTCGAACAGAACAAGGACAGCGTCGAGAAACTCACGAACGTCGAGTCCAAGGGCGTTCGGAACCGTATTGCAGGCTACGTGACGCGGAAGAAGGGTTCGCAGGCGACCGCGTAA